ACGATGTAAAGGTAACGGTTTTCTGGATTGTTGGTAGTTATGAACATTCCTACAGTTTGTCAACTAAAGTCACAACGTATTGAGGTATAGCATGGTTAAACGTAAAGGTTTTACTCTTATCGAACTTGTAATTGCGATGGCTGTGCTTTTTGTATTTATCTATATGAGCTTTTCAATTTTTACTTTTGTTAACACTTTTGTAAGAACAAATCAAAGTAGAGAGGTTTTAATTGAGAACATATCAAATGTACTTGACCAATTATCAAAAGAAATTAGACAAACAATTACTTATGGAACAGGAAATGTTGGTATAGTTTATCCTTCTGCTGCCGAAAAGCGAGATATTTTTTCCATTCTGGCTGATGATTCACCACAACCTGGAAATTTAGGGAATGATGAGTATTATGTTTTTGATAATGCAAAAGGGCCAATCTTGAGATTTTACGTTTATAGCAATGACAACGTAAAACATAGAATAACTTATACTCTTGGTGTGCCTACTGATAGTTATGGCAATTATAAAGGACTGCCGAGGCAATACTGGATTAACAAATTGTACGAACCTTGTCAAATTCTTTATAGTAACGAAACTTCAACTGATGGTGGAATAACTTGGAGTGGTGGTATTCACAATCAACCTATAACAGATCAAGTTATTACCAATTTTGTTTTAATAAG
This sequence is a window from Caldisericaceae bacterium. Protein-coding genes within it:
- a CDS encoding prepilin-type N-terminal cleavage/methylation domain-containing protein; amino-acid sequence: MVKRKGFTLIELVIAMAVLFVFIYMSFSIFTFVNTFVRTNQSREVLIENISNVLDQLSKEIRQTITYGTGNVGIVYPSAAEKRDIFSILADDSPQPGNLGNDEYYVFDNAKGPILRFYVYSNDNVKHRITYTLGVPTDSYGNYKGLPRQYWINKLYEPCQILYSNETSTDGGITWSGGIHNQPITDQVITNFVLIRPSWSDKVVQILIEAFVKDASGKPTKIVRILQITLRQ